One region of Pagrus major chromosome 5, Pma_NU_1.0 genomic DNA includes:
- the LOC140996295 gene encoding LOW QUALITY PROTEIN: rabphilin-3A-like (The sequence of the model RefSeq protein was modified relative to this genomic sequence to represent the inferred CDS: substituted 1 base at 1 genomic stop codon), whose protein sequence is MTDTVMSSSSDRWVSNDRQRMHASDKEQGNWTTQPGPGSSPDLTDEEKEIINSVIARAEKMEAMEQERIGRLINRLDDMKKTVCGDGMSRCLLCGETLGSPGVSSVVCEDCKKNMCTKCGTQCGSRPRAVWLCKICREQREVWKRSGAWFFKGFPKHYLPSPMPLSKGKETAGQDAAEPKRRPASQPREAVTKPQAAGKSSPLSFXSATPASEQHVSVPEPQGRAGYPPVAPKPSGVRMATGGAGPEEAGQGSPVVMKKMVPVQSSRPQPAPSASLAQQGPVAGDGGAYSTSAVPPEQRAPPAVREERRQPAAYGAPPARQQPPPAEEEEEANDYDSDEATTLGSLEFSLLYEQESNSLICSILKAKGLKPMDSNGLADPYVKLHLLPGASKSNKLRTKTLRNTRNPAWNETLTYHGLTDEDMQRKTLRLSVCDEDKFGHNEFIGETRVALKKLKMNQKKNFNVCLERVIPTKRTATAGGARGISLYEDEPGKEGGEVEERGRILMSLMYSTQTNRLVVGVVRCVHLAAMDANGYSDPYVKICLKPDMGKKGKCKTQIKKRTLNPEFNEEFSYDIKHSELAKKSLDISVWDYDIGKSNDYIGGCQLGITAKGERLKHWYECLKNKDKKIERWHTLYNENHVASD, encoded by the exons ATGACGGACACTGTGATGAGCAGCAGCTCGGATCGCTGGGTGTCCAACGACAGACAGAGGATGCATGCTAG TGATAAAGAGCA GGGCAACTGGACCACGCAGCCAGGCCCTGGTTCTAGTCCAGACCTGAcagatgaggagaaagagattataaacagtgtgatcGCCCGTGCTGAGAAAATGGAGGCCATGGAGCAGGAGAGAATCGG GCGCTTGATAAACAGGCTGGACGACATGAAGAAGACTGTATGCGGTGATGGAATGTCCCGCTGTTTGCTGTGTGGGGAGACGCTGGGCTCACCTGGGGTCAGCTCAGTGGTGTGCGAGGACTGCAAAAAG AACATGTGTACCAAGTGTGGTACACAGTGTGGCAGTCGGCCTCGCGCCGTGTGGCTATGCAAGATCTGCAGAGAACAGCGAGAG GTGTGGAAGAGGTCTGGTGCCTGGTTCTTCAAAGGTTTTCCTAAGCATTACCTGCCTTCACCCATGCCATTATCTAAAGGAAAAGAGACAGCTGGCCAGGATGCAGCAGAGCCCAAGAGGCGGCCAGCCTCTCAGCCCAGGGAGGCAGTAACCAAACCACAAGCAGCAGGTAAGAGTAGCCCCTTGAGCTTTTAGTCTGCG ACTCCTGCCTCTGAGCAGCACGTTTCAG TACCAGAGCCACAGGGCCGTGCTGGTTACCCACCTGTGGCCCCTAAACCATCAGGTGTGCGCATGGCCACAGGCGGGGCTGGCCCTGAAGAGGCGGGGCAGGGCAGCCCAGTGGTGATGAAGAAGATGGTGCCCGTCCAGAGCTCCAGACCTCAGCCTGCTCCATCAGCCTCGCTGGCCCAGCAGG GTCCAGTGGCAGGAGACGGAGGAGCCTACTCAACTAGTGCAGTTCCTCCTGAGCAGAGAGCACCTCCTGCAGTAAGAGAGGAGCGGAGGCAGCCCGCTGCCTACGGTGCTCCTCCCGCCCGGCAGCAACCTCCcccagctgaggaggaggaggaagccaACGACTATGACTCTGATGAAGCCA CCACTCTGGGCTCTCTGGAGTTCAGTCTGCTCTATGAACAGGAAAGCAACAGCCTCATCTGTAGCATCCTCAAAGCAAAG GGACTGAAGCCCATGGACTCGAATGGACTGGCAGATCCTTATGTCAAGCTTCACCTGCTGCCAGGGGCTAGTAAG TCTAACAAGCTGCGCACAAAGACCCTGAGAAACACCCGCAACCCTGCGTGGAATGAAACTCTCACCTACCACGGCCTGACAGATGAGGACATGCAGCGTAAGACCCTCAG GCTGTCTGTCTGCGATGAAGACAAGTTCGGGCATAATGAGTTTATTGGGGAAACCCGAGTGGCACTGAAGAAACTGAAGATGAACCAGAAGAAAAACTTCAACGTGTGCCTTGAGAGAGTCATCCCC ACGAAGAGAACTGCAACAGCCGGGGGAGCCAGAGGCATCTCTCTCTACGAAGATGAG CCGGGGAAGGAGGGCGGAGAGGTAGAGGAGCGCGGTCGGATTCTGATGTCCCTTATGTACAGTACCCAGACCAACCGGCTCGTTGTAGGTGTCGTGCGCTGCGTCCACCTGGCTGCCATGGATGCTAATGGCTACTCTGATCCATATGTCAAAAT ATGTCTGAAACCTGACATGGGGAAGAAGGGGAAGTGCAAAACACAAATCAAGAAGAGGACCTTAAACCCCGAGTTTAATGAG GAATTCAGCTATGACATCAAACACAGTGAACTGGCCAAGAAGTCTTTAGATATCTCCGTGTGGGATTATGATATTGGGAAGTCCAACGACTACATTG GTGGCTGTCAGCTGGGGATCACTGCCAAAGGGGAGCGGCTGAAGCACTGGTACGAGTGTTTGAAGAACAAGGACAAGAAGATTGAGCGCTGGCATACCTTGTATAACGAGAATCACGTTGCTAGCGATTAA